Proteins encoded together in one Urocitellus parryii isolate mUroPar1 chromosome 3, mUroPar1.hap1, whole genome shotgun sequence window:
- the LOC113190446 gene encoding immediate early response gene 2 protein, which translates to MEVQKEAQRIMTLSVWKMYHSRMQRGGLRLHRSLQLSLVMRSARELYLSAKVEAQEPEVSSLPAKSPDPRLHPPREAETPAEVAPPDGEQPSPEPMDTQEEASGAQETSARGARPLAKVSRKRRSSSLSDGGDAGLVPSKKARLEEEEEEGASSEVPARLLPAPAQAEGAFPNLARVLQRRFSGLLNCSPAAPPTAPPACEAPPACRPADSMLNVLVRAVVAF; encoded by the coding sequence ATGGAGGTGCAGAAGGAGGCTCAACGCATCATGACCCTGTCGGTGTGGAAGATGTACCATTCGCGCATGCAGCGTGGTGGCCTGCGCCTTCATCGGAGTCTGCAGCTGTCGCTGGTCATGCGCAGCGCCCGGGAGCTCTACCTCTCAGCCAAGGTGGAAGCCCAGGAGCCCGAGGTGTCCTCGCTTCCGGCCAAGTCCCCGGACCCCCGCCTGCACCCGCCGCGGGAAGCGGAAACCCCTGCCGAAGTAGCGCCCCCCGACGGAGAACAGCCTTCCCCGGAGCCCATGGACACGCAGGAGGAGGCATCGGGAGCCCAGGAGACCTCTGCCCGCGGTGCCCGGCCTCTCGCCAAAGTAAGCCGCAAGCGGCGGAGCAGCAGCCTAAGCGACGGCGGAGACGCCGGTTTGGTCCCGAGTAAGAAAGCCCgtctggaagaggaggaggaggagggcgcgTCGTCGGAGGTTCCTGCCCGCCTCCTACCCGCTCCCGCACAAGCCGAGGGCGCCTTCCCCAACCTGGCCCGCGTGCTACAGAGGCGCTTCTCCGGCCTGCTGAACTGCAGCCCCGCCGCGCCCCCGACGGCGCCCCCAGCGTGCGAGGCCCCGCCGGCCTGCCGCCCCGCGGACAGCATGCTGAACGTGCTCGTGCGGGCCGTGGTGGCCTTCTGA
- the Stx10 gene encoding syntaxin-10 isoform X2: MVARRGLGWRRILLARREPAISHKEGVRLGGRGTDMSLEDPFFVVRGEVQKAVNTARGLHQRWCELLQDGAAVGREELDWTTNELRNGLRSIEWDLEDLEETIGIVEANPGKFKLPAGDLQERKVFVERMREAVQEMKDHMVSPAAIAFMERNNREEVLMAKPDAQKSHSDLLDASVVSATSRYIEEQQATQQLIMEQQDQQLEMVSGSIRVLKHMSGRVGEELDEQGVMLDAFAHEMDLTQSQMDRVLRKMAKVSHMTSDRRQWCAIVVLLGVVLLVLILLFSL; the protein is encoded by the exons ATGGTAGCGCGTCGAGGGCTGGGTTGGCGGCGCATTCTCCTGGCTAGGAGGGAACCAGCTATCAGTCACAAGGAGGGGGTTCgactgggagggagggggacTGACATGTCTCTCGAAGACCCTTTTTTTGTAGTCCGAGG CGAGGTGCAGAAGGCGGTGAACACCGCCCGCGGGCTGCACCAGCGCTGGTGTGAGCTCCTGCAGGATGGCGCTGCGGTGGGACGCGAGGAGTTGGACTGGACCACCAATGAACTGCGGAATGGCCTGCGCAGCATTGAGTGGGACCTCGAGGACCTGGAAGAGACCATCG GCATAGTGGAAGCCAACCCAGGCAAGTTCAAGCTCCCAGCAGGGGACTTGCAGGAGAGAAAGGTGTTCGTGGAGCGCATGAGGGAAGCTGTTCAG GAAATGAAGGACCACATGGTCAGCCCAGCAGCCATAGCCTTCATGGAGAGGAATAACAGAGAG GAGGTGCTGATGGCCAAGCCAGATGCTCAGAAGTCACACAGTGACCTGCTGGATGCCAGTGTGGTCTCAGCCACCTCACGCTACATTGAGGAGCAGCAAGCCACCCAGCAG TTGATCATGGAGCAACAGGACCAACAGCTGGAAATGGTGTCTGGGAGCATCCGGGTTCTGAAACACATGTCAGGCCGTGTTGGGGAGGAGCTGGATGAACAGGGCGT CATGCTGGATGCCTTTGCTCATGAGATGGACCTCACCCAGTCCCAGATGGACAGGGTTCTCAGGAAGATGGCCAAAGTGTCCCACATGACCAGTG ACCGCAGACAGTGGTGTGCCATTGTGGTGTTGCTGGGAGTGGTACTCCTGGTTCTTATTCTACTCTTCTCTCTCTGA
- the Stx10 gene encoding syntaxin-10 isoform X1, whose translation MVARRGLGWRRILLARREPAISHKEGVRLGGRGTDMSLEDPFFVVRGEVQKAVNTARGLHQRWCELLQDGAAVGREELDWTTNELRNGLRSIEWDLEDLEETIGIVEANPGKFKLPAGDLQERKVFVERMREAVQEMKDHMVSPAAIAFMERNNREEVLMAKPDAQKSHSDLLDASVVSATSRYIEEQQATQQLIMEQQDQQLEMVSGSIRVLKHMSGRVGEELDEQGVMLDAFAHEMDLTQSQMDRVLRKMAKVSHMTSGSRLLSLSHGKCLLWCCKSNTGAFACKTCTLPVSPQRGFHYFSFLGTEN comes from the exons ATGGTAGCGCGTCGAGGGCTGGGTTGGCGGCGCATTCTCCTGGCTAGGAGGGAACCAGCTATCAGTCACAAGGAGGGGGTTCgactgggagggagggggacTGACATGTCTCTCGAAGACCCTTTTTTTGTAGTCCGAGG CGAGGTGCAGAAGGCGGTGAACACCGCCCGCGGGCTGCACCAGCGCTGGTGTGAGCTCCTGCAGGATGGCGCTGCGGTGGGACGCGAGGAGTTGGACTGGACCACCAATGAACTGCGGAATGGCCTGCGCAGCATTGAGTGGGACCTCGAGGACCTGGAAGAGACCATCG GCATAGTGGAAGCCAACCCAGGCAAGTTCAAGCTCCCAGCAGGGGACTTGCAGGAGAGAAAGGTGTTCGTGGAGCGCATGAGGGAAGCTGTTCAG GAAATGAAGGACCACATGGTCAGCCCAGCAGCCATAGCCTTCATGGAGAGGAATAACAGAGAG GAGGTGCTGATGGCCAAGCCAGATGCTCAGAAGTCACACAGTGACCTGCTGGATGCCAGTGTGGTCTCAGCCACCTCACGCTACATTGAGGAGCAGCAAGCCACCCAGCAG TTGATCATGGAGCAACAGGACCAACAGCTGGAAATGGTGTCTGGGAGCATCCGGGTTCTGAAACACATGTCAGGCCGTGTTGGGGAGGAGCTGGATGAACAGGGCGT CATGCTGGATGCCTTTGCTCATGAGATGGACCTCACCCAGTCCCAGATGGACAGGGTTCTCAGGAAGATGGCCAAAGTGTCCCACATGACCAGTG GATCTCGGTTGCTGAGCCTCTCCCATGGAAAATGTCTTCTCTGGTGCTGCAAATCAAACACAGGAGCTTTCGCGTGCAAAACGTGCACTCTACCAGTTTCACCCCAGCGTGGTTtccactatttttcctttttgggcactgagaactga
- the Nacc1 gene encoding nucleus accumbens-associated protein 1 — MAQTLQMEIPNFGNSILECLNEQRLQGLYCDVSVVVKGHAFKAHRAVLAASSSYFRDLFNSSRSAVVELPAAVQPQSFQQILTFCYTGRLSMNMGDQFLLIYTAGFLQIQEIMEKGTEFFLKVSSPSCDSQGLHAEEAPSSEPQSPVAQTSGWPACSTPLPLVSRVKTEQQESDSVQCTPVAKRLWDSSQKEAGGSSSGNGSRKMAKFSTPDLATNRTPQPAPVVAAAVAAGGVMSGPSTSERTSPGTSSAYTSDSPGSYHNEEDEEEDAGEEGADEQYRQICNMYTMYSMMNVGQTAEKVEALPEQVAPESRSRIRVRQDLASLPAELINQIGNRCHPKLYDEGDPSEKLELVTGTNVYITRAQLMNCHVSAGTRHKVLLRRLLASFFDRNTLANSCGTGIRSSTNDPRRKPLDSRVLHAVKYYCQNFAPNFKESEMNAIAADMCTNARRVVRKSWMPKAKPMLAEGDAYTTFISDTGKMEPDMMSMEHGFETASHDGEAGPSAEVLQ, encoded by the exons ATGGCCCAGACCCTGCAGATGGAGATCCCAAACTTTGGCAACAGTATCCTCGAGTGCCTCAACGAACAGCGGCTGCAAGGCCTGTACTGTGACGTGTCTGTGGTGGTCAAGGGCCACGCCTTCAAGGCCCACCGGGCTGTGTTGGCTGCCAGCAGCTCCTACTTCCGGGACCTGTTCAACAGCAGCCGGAGCGCCGTGGTGGAGCTGCCGGCAGCCGTGCAGCCCCAGTCCTTCCAGCAGATCCTCACGTTCTGCTACACGGGTCGGCTGAGCATGAACATGGGTGACCAGTTCCTGCTCATATACACAGCCGGCTTCCTGCAGATCCAGGAAATCATGGAGAAGGGCACCGAGTTCTTCCTCAAGGTGAGCTCCCCGAGCTGCGACTCCCAGGGCCTGCACGCCGAAGAGGCCCCATCATCTGAGCCCCAGAGCCCTGTGGCACAAACATCAGGCTGGCCAGCCTGCAGCACACCACTGCCCCTCGTGTCTCGGGTCAAAACAGAGCAGCAAGAGTCGGACTCTGTGCAGTGCACACCTGTGGCAAAGAGGCTGTGGGACAGCAGCCAGAAGGAGGCTGGGGGCAGCAGCAGTGGCAACGGCAGTCGCAAGATGGCCAAGTTCTCCACGCCGGACCTGGCCACAAACCGGACGCCCCAGCCGGCCCCggtggtggcagcagcagtggcagcGGGGGGTGTGATGAGCGGGCCCAGTACATCAGAGCGGACAAGCCCCGGCACCTCGAGCGCCTACACCAGTGACAGCCCTGGCTCCTACCACAacgaggaggacgaggaggaggacgCGGGCGAGGAGGGCGCCGACGAGCAGTACCGGCAGATCTGCAACATGTACACCATGTACAGCATGATGAATGTCGGCCAGACGG CCGAGAAGGTGGAGGCCCTCCCGGAACAGGTGGCCCCAGAGTCCCGAAGTCGTATTCGGGTACGGCAAGACCTGGCATCTCTCCCAGCTGAGCTCATCAACCAGATAGGCAACCGTTGCCACCCCAAGCTCTACGATGAGGGTGACCCCTCAGAGAAGCTGGAGCTGGTAACAG GTACCAATGTGTACATCACAAGGGCACAGCTCATGAACTGCCACGTCAGCGCAGGCACTCGGCACAAGGTCCTGCTGCGACGGCTCCTGGCCTCCTTCTTTGACCG GAACACTCTGGCCAACAGCTGTGGTACCGGCATCCGTTCCTCCACCAATGATCCCAGACGCAAACCACTGGACAGTCGTGTTCTCCACGCCGTCAAGT ACTACTGCCAGAACTTTGCCCCCAACTTCAAGGAGAGTGAGATGAACGCCATTGCCGCTGACATGTGCACCAACGCCCGCCGCGTGGTGCGCAAGAGCTGGATGCCCAAGGCCAAGCCGATGCTGGCAGAGGGCGATGCCTACACCACCTTCATCAGTGACACAGGCAAGATGGAGCCGGACATGATGAGCATGGAACACGGCTTTGAGACAGCCAGCCACGACGGCGAGGCCGGCCCCTCGGCTGAGGTCCTCCAGTAA